A portion of the Pseudarthrobacter defluvii genome contains these proteins:
- the exaC gene encoding acetaldehyde dehydrogenase ExaC: protein MTVYAQPGTDGSKVTFKDRYENWIGGEWVAPVKGQYFENITPVTGKAFCEVARGTAEDIELALDAAHKAAPSWGKTSVAERAAILNKIADRIDENLEMLAVAETWDNGKPVRETLNADLPLASDHFRYFASAVRAQEGSLSQLDDNTTAYHFHEPLGVVGQIIPWNFPILMAVWKLAPALAAGNTVVLKPAEQTPSSILVLMELIADLLPAGVVNVVNGFGVEAGKPLASSSRIRKIAFTGETTTGRLISQYASQNLIPVTLELGGKSPNIFFNDVAQENDAFYDKAQEGFALFAFNQGEVCTCPSRALVQEDIYDSFMADAVARVEKMIQGNPLDTETQVGAQASNDQLEKILSYIDIGKQEGAKVLTGGARAELPGDLAGGFYVQPTVFEGHNRMRIFQEEIFGPVVAVTRFSDYNDAMGIANDTLYGLGAGVWSRSGNVAYRAGREIQAGRVWINNYHAYPAGAAFGGYKSSGIGRENHAMMLDHYQQTKNLLVSYDENKLGFF from the coding sequence ATGACCGTTTACGCACAGCCGGGAACCGACGGTTCGAAGGTCACCTTCAAGGACCGGTACGAGAACTGGATTGGGGGCGAATGGGTGGCCCCCGTGAAGGGCCAGTACTTCGAGAACATCACCCCGGTGACCGGCAAGGCGTTCTGCGAGGTGGCCCGCGGCACCGCCGAGGACATCGAACTGGCCCTGGACGCGGCACACAAGGCCGCACCTTCGTGGGGCAAGACGTCCGTGGCAGAACGGGCCGCCATCCTGAATAAGATCGCCGACCGCATCGACGAGAACCTCGAGATGCTCGCCGTCGCCGAAACCTGGGACAACGGCAAGCCGGTCCGGGAAACCCTCAACGCCGACCTGCCCCTGGCCTCGGACCACTTCCGCTACTTCGCCTCCGCGGTCCGGGCGCAGGAGGGCAGCCTCTCCCAGCTCGATGACAACACCACTGCGTACCACTTCCACGAGCCGCTCGGCGTGGTGGGCCAGATCATCCCCTGGAACTTCCCCATCCTGATGGCGGTCTGGAAGCTGGCGCCCGCGCTCGCTGCCGGCAACACCGTGGTGCTCAAGCCGGCCGAGCAGACGCCGTCGTCCATCCTGGTGCTGATGGAGCTCATCGCGGACCTGCTGCCCGCCGGTGTGGTCAACGTGGTCAATGGCTTCGGCGTGGAGGCCGGCAAGCCGCTGGCGTCCAGTTCCCGGATCCGGAAGATCGCGTTCACCGGTGAGACCACCACCGGGCGGCTGATCAGCCAGTACGCCAGCCAGAACCTCATCCCCGTCACCTTGGAACTGGGCGGCAAGAGCCCGAACATCTTCTTCAACGATGTTGCCCAGGAAAACGACGCCTTCTACGACAAGGCACAGGAGGGCTTTGCGCTGTTCGCCTTCAACCAGGGTGAAGTCTGCACGTGCCCGTCACGGGCGCTGGTCCAGGAGGACATTTACGACTCCTTCATGGCCGACGCCGTGGCACGGGTGGAAAAGATGATCCAGGGCAACCCGCTGGACACGGAAACGCAGGTGGGCGCCCAGGCTTCCAACGACCAGCTGGAAAAGATCCTGTCCTACATCGACATCGGAAAGCAGGAAGGCGCCAAGGTGCTAACGGGCGGTGCGCGGGCCGAACTCCCCGGCGACCTCGCCGGTGGTTTCTACGTCCAGCCCACCGTGTTCGAAGGCCACAACCGGATGCGGATCTTCCAGGAGGAAATCTTTGGCCCCGTGGTGGCCGTGACTCGGTTCAGTGACTACAACGACGCCATGGGCATCGCCAACGACACCCTGTACGGACTGGGCGCCGGCGTCTGGTCCCGCAGCGGCAACGTTGCCTACCGGGCGGGCCGCGAAATCCAGGCCGGCCGCGTCTGGATCAACAACTACCACGCCTACCCGGCAGGTGCCGCGTTCGGCGGCTACAAGTCCTCGGGCATCGGGCGTGAGAACCACGCCATGATGCTGGACCACTACCAGCAGACCAAGAACCTGCTGGTCAGCTACGACGAAAACAAGCTGGGCTTCTTCTAG
- a CDS encoding DUF779 domain-containing protein, giving the protein MPAEGLAAAVTLPGEDFSRVALTPAAVDLLRMLWDRHGPLMFHQSGGCCDGSSPMCYPAGDFITGDSDVLLGLFDLADGLQPRPLEFWMSREQFNYWSHTHLTVDVVPGRGSGFSVEAPEGKRFLIRSMLMDWPS; this is encoded by the coding sequence ATGCCCGCTGAAGGGTTGGCTGCCGCCGTGACGCTGCCCGGGGAAGACTTTTCCCGGGTGGCGCTCACGCCGGCTGCCGTGGACCTGCTCCGGATGCTGTGGGACAGGCACGGACCGCTCATGTTCCACCAGTCCGGCGGCTGCTGCGACGGGTCGTCGCCCATGTGCTATCCGGCAGGGGACTTCATCACGGGTGACTCGGACGTGCTGCTGGGGCTGTTCGACCTGGCGGACGGGCTGCAGCCCCGGCCACTGGAATTCTGGATGTCCAGGGAGCAGTTCAACTACTGGAGCCACACCCACCTGACCGTCGATGTCGTACCGGGCCGGGGCAGCGGATTTTCCGTTGAAGCGCCTGAGGGTAAACGCTTCCTGATCCGGTCAATGCTGATGGATTGGCCGTCCTAG
- the adhP gene encoding alcohol dehydrogenase AdhP produces MTTTMQAAVVTEFGTDLKVKDIAIPQPGPGQALVKVLTTGVCHTDLHAAEGDWPVKPSPPFVPGHEGVGEVVALGDGVTDLAIGDLVGNAWLWSACGDCQYCRTGWETLCEAQQNGGYSVDGSFGEYMLVDSRFAARIPAGSDPVEVAPVLCAGVTVYKGLKMTETRPGQWVTISGIGGLGHIAVQYAVAMGLRVAAVDIADDKLALAKAHGAELTVNALHEDPAEVIQRETGGCHGVLVTAVHPSAFGQAIGMARRGGTIVFNGLPPGDFPAPIFDIVLKGLTVRGSIVGTRQDLEEALDFYARGKIHPTVSVRELSEVNAVFDEMKHAKIDGRVVLRF; encoded by the coding sequence ATGACGACGACAATGCAAGCAGCAGTAGTAACCGAATTCGGCACCGACCTGAAGGTCAAGGACATCGCCATTCCCCAGCCGGGGCCCGGACAGGCGCTGGTCAAGGTCCTGACCACCGGCGTCTGCCACACCGACCTCCACGCCGCGGAAGGCGACTGGCCGGTCAAACCATCCCCTCCATTTGTTCCCGGCCATGAGGGCGTGGGCGAAGTGGTGGCCCTCGGCGACGGTGTCACCGACCTCGCCATCGGTGACCTGGTGGGCAACGCCTGGCTGTGGTCAGCCTGCGGCGACTGCCAGTACTGCCGCACCGGGTGGGAAACACTGTGCGAGGCGCAGCAGAACGGCGGCTACAGCGTGGACGGCTCCTTCGGCGAATACATGTTGGTGGACTCGCGGTTCGCGGCCCGGATACCGGCGGGATCCGACCCCGTCGAGGTGGCGCCGGTGCTGTGCGCCGGCGTCACCGTCTACAAGGGCCTGAAGATGACCGAGACCCGGCCGGGGCAGTGGGTCACCATATCGGGCATCGGCGGCCTGGGGCACATAGCCGTGCAGTATGCCGTGGCCATGGGGCTTCGTGTCGCCGCCGTGGACATCGCCGACGACAAACTGGCCCTGGCCAAAGCCCATGGCGCCGAACTCACGGTCAACGCGCTGCACGAGGACCCGGCCGAAGTGATCCAGCGGGAAACGGGAGGCTGCCATGGAGTGCTGGTTACGGCGGTGCACCCGTCGGCGTTCGGACAGGCCATCGGCATGGCCCGGCGCGGCGGAACCATCGTGTTCAACGGGCTGCCCCCGGGGGACTTTCCGGCTCCGATCTTCGATATAGTGCTCAAGGGACTGACCGTCCGCGGTTCCATCGTGGGCACCCGGCAGGATCTTGAAGAAGCCCTGGACTTCTATGCCCGCGGAAAGATCCATCCCACGGTGTCCGTGCGGGAGCTGTCCGAGGTCAACGCGGTTTTCGACGAGATGAAGCACGCCAAGATCGACGGCCGCGTGGTGCTGAGGTTCTGA
- a CDS encoding APC family permease — MNLLRTKSIEQSIADADEPGRKLKRSLSTWDLMIMGVAVAVGAGIFSVGAKAAANFAGPAVTLSFAIAAVTCALAIMCYAEFATAIPVAGSAYVFTYATMGELLAWIIGWNLILELFTAAAVIAKYWGIYLSKVFALTGLDIPPAISLGGVDLYWGAFLIVAIFTVLLVLGTKLSARVGNIFTLIKIAVVLFVIVVGFTYVKFENYTPFVPAAEPTAGTGAADVLKQSFFGFLTGAAPAQYGTMGIFAGAALVFFAFIGFDVVATSAEEVKNPQKTLPRGIFGGLALVTLLYILVSLALTGMVSYTQLAQAKSPTLTTAFEAVGDTSAAKVIAFGSLVGLTTVIMVLLMGLSRVVLAMSRDGLLPRALSKTSDKRSTPVRLQIICGTAVALVAGLTNVDLLEEMINIGTLSAFVVVSLGILVLRKKRPDLKPAFRVPFGKVVPVVSAVLCLYLMTNLAVETWIFFAFWLVLGLAIYFAYGQRHSRLNERFAEANATVNGTAGKASHTAAEPDDEDELSRT, encoded by the coding sequence ATGAACCTTCTGCGGACAAAATCCATCGAGCAGTCGATCGCCGACGCCGATGAGCCCGGACGCAAGCTTAAGCGTTCCCTCAGCACCTGGGACCTCATGATCATGGGCGTCGCCGTTGCTGTCGGCGCCGGCATCTTCTCGGTCGGTGCCAAGGCGGCGGCCAACTTTGCCGGTCCCGCCGTGACGCTCTCCTTCGCCATTGCCGCCGTCACCTGCGCGCTGGCCATCATGTGCTACGCCGAGTTCGCCACCGCCATCCCCGTGGCGGGGTCGGCCTACGTCTTCACCTACGCCACCATGGGCGAACTCCTTGCCTGGATCATCGGCTGGAACCTGATCCTTGAACTCTTCACGGCAGCGGCCGTGATCGCCAAATACTGGGGCATCTACCTCAGCAAGGTGTTTGCCCTGACGGGCCTGGACATCCCGCCAGCCATCTCGCTGGGCGGCGTGGACCTCTACTGGGGCGCGTTCCTGATCGTGGCCATCTTCACCGTGCTGCTGGTGCTGGGCACCAAGCTCTCCGCACGGGTGGGCAACATTTTCACGCTGATCAAGATCGCCGTGGTCCTGTTCGTGATCGTGGTGGGCTTCACCTACGTGAAGTTCGAAAACTACACCCCGTTCGTTCCCGCGGCCGAGCCGACCGCGGGCACCGGCGCCGCTGACGTCCTGAAGCAGTCGTTCTTCGGCTTCCTGACCGGCGCTGCCCCGGCCCAGTACGGCACCATGGGCATCTTTGCCGGTGCCGCCCTGGTGTTCTTCGCCTTTATCGGCTTCGACGTGGTGGCCACCTCCGCCGAGGAAGTGAAGAACCCGCAGAAGACCCTGCCCCGCGGCATCTTCGGCGGCCTGGCCCTGGTGACGCTGCTCTACATCCTGGTCTCCTTGGCCCTGACCGGCATGGTGTCCTACACGCAGCTGGCCCAGGCCAAGAGCCCCACCCTCACCACCGCCTTCGAAGCCGTGGGCGACACGTCCGCCGCCAAGGTCATTGCCTTTGGTTCCCTGGTGGGCCTGACCACCGTGATCATGGTGCTCCTCATGGGCCTGTCCCGCGTGGTGCTGGCCATGAGCCGTGACGGCCTGCTGCCGCGCGCGCTGTCCAAGACCAGCGACAAACGTTCCACTCCGGTCCGACTCCAGATCATCTGCGGCACCGCGGTTGCCCTGGTGGCAGGCCTCACCAACGTGGACCTGCTCGAGGAGATGATCAACATCGGCACGCTGTCCGCGTTCGTGGTGGTCAGCCTGGGCATCCTGGTGCTCCGCAAGAAGCGCCCGGACCTGAAGCCTGCCTTCCGCGTCCCGTTCGGCAAGGTGGTGCCGGTGGTCTCTGCCGTGCTGTGCCTGTACCTGATGACCAACCTGGCCGTGGAGACCTGGATCTTCTTCGCGTTCTGGC